From the genome of Paracoccus alcaliphilus:
GATGCCTGATGGCCGTCACCCTTACCAGATCAGCAGGAGAGTAACGTGATCCCGGATGAAATGTCTGTCGTTGTCGCACGCGAGCCGGGCGGGCCCGACGTATTGCAGCCCGGCCGCCGGCCGGTACCCGCGCCCGGTCCGGGCGAGGTGCTGATCCGCGTGACCGCCATCGGCGTCAACGGCCCGGACATTGTTCAGCGCAAGGGTCTGTATCCGCCACCCGAAGGGGCGTCGGATCTTCTGGGTCTTGAGGTGTCGGGAGAAATCGTCGCGCTGGGTGATCGCGTTGATGGCTGGCAGACGGGCGACCGGGTGACGGCGCTGACCAATGGCGGCGGTTATGCCGAATATGTCGCCGTGGACGCGCGGCACTGTCTGCCGATTCCCGAAGGCGTTGACGAAACGGATGCCGCCGGTCTGCCAGAGACCTTTTTCACCGTCTGGAGCAATATCTTCCACGGCGCGGCCATCGCCTCGGGTACGGTGTTCCTTGTTCACGGCGGGGCGGGGGGCATCGGCTCGACGGCGGTTCAGATGGGTGCGGCGTTCGGGCTGCGGGTCTTTGCCACCGCGGGCTCGGACGAGGATTGCGCCTTCTGCCGGGAACTTGGCGCCGAGCGCGCCATCGACTTCCGCACGGAGGATTTCGTTGAAATCGTCCGCGAAGCCGGCGGGGCGGATGTCATCCTCGACATCATCGGGGGTGACTATGTTGCGCGCAACATCAAGGCGGCGCGGCACGATGCCCGTATCGTGCAGCTTGCCTTCAACATGGGCTCGAAAGTCGAGATCAACCTGATGCCGGTCATGCTGAAGCGGCTGGTCTATACCGGATCGACGCTTCGCAGCCGCTCGCCTGAGTTCAAGGCCGAGGTGGCCGCCGCACTCAAGGCGCAGGTCTGGCCGCTTTTCGCGGAAGGCAGGCTGCGCCCGGTCACCCATATGGTGCTGCCTTTCGCCGAAGCGGCGAAGGCGCATGCGATCATGGAATCGGCTGGGCATCGGGGAAAAATTCTGTTGCGCCCCTGAGCAAATACCGACCCGTTCGCGCGGAGTTCCGCCCCGAGCCGCAGAGGCCGGGGCGGAAGGGGTTTCAGGCGCGGCCCAATGCCCGAAGCACGGCACCGCCAAGATCGGCAGGGCTTTCGGCAACGGTGATACCAGCGGACTTCATCGCCTCGATCTTGTCCTCGGCACCGCCCTGACCGCCCGAGACGATGGCCCCGGCATGGCCCATGCGGCGCCCCGGCGGTGCGGTGCGTCCGGCGATGAAACCGGCGGTGGGCTTGGAGCGTCCGCGCCTGGCCTCGTCCATGAGGAACTGCGCTGCCTC
Proteins encoded in this window:
- a CDS encoding NAD(P)H-quinone oxidoreductase; amino-acid sequence: MSVVVAREPGGPDVLQPGRRPVPAPGPGEVLIRVTAIGVNGPDIVQRKGLYPPPEGASDLLGLEVSGEIVALGDRVDGWQTGDRVTALTNGGGYAEYVAVDARHCLPIPEGVDETDAAGLPETFFTVWSNIFHGAAIASGTVFLVHGGAGGIGSTAVQMGAAFGLRVFATAGSDEDCAFCRELGAERAIDFRTEDFVEIVREAGGADVILDIIGGDYVARNIKAARHDARIVQLAFNMGSKVEINLMPVMLKRLVYTGSTLRSRSPEFKAEVAAALKAQVWPLFAEGRLRPVTHMVLPFAEAAKAHAIMESAGHRGKILLRP